Proteins encoded by one window of Mesorhizobium sp. INR15:
- a CDS encoding cold-shock protein, with protein sequence MSTGTVKWFNATKGFGFIQPDDGSADVFVHISAVERAGMRDIVEGQKLGYEMVRDNKSGKMSADQLKAA encoded by the coding sequence ATGAGCACCGGCACAGTTAAATGGTTCAACGCCACCAAGGGCTTTGGTTTTATTCAGCCTGACGATGGTTCGGCAGACGTTTTTGTTCACATCTCCGCCGTCGAGCGCGCCGGAATGCGCGACATCGTCGAAGGCCAGAAGCTTGGCTACGAGATGGTCCGCGACAACAAGTCCGGCAAGATGTCCGCCGACCAGTTGAAGGCGGCCTAA
- a CDS encoding HD-GYP domain-containing protein, translating into MLIVSKEGPSVGGIGLSELVSALSYALDISEGHPTGHCVRSCWIGFHIGREAGLSPEQLSHLYYTLLLKDVGCSSNAARICSLYLADDIALKHDFHLVNDSLPQILRFVLSRTGMKAKLAERFRALLNIAMNGGTIARELFQTRCQTGAEIVRQMRFPEQVAQGVMDLDEHWNGQGQPTGLTGEAISPLARIALVAQIADVFYASSGSQGALAELRVRSGTWFEPRLVEACERAAAAPNFWTMLDSPELSLAVVGLSPTDQQLPINDDYLDDIAAAFAKVVDAKSPFTNGHSERVALFTDMIAEGLGLDDQRRRRLKRAALLHDIGKLGVSNQILDKPDRLDEAEWAAIRHHPALGEIILSRIGAFRELSRIAGAHHERLDGKGYPRGLKGDAIDLDTRIVTTADIFDALTAERPYRAAMPVSKAFEIMAGDVGTAIDAACFEALRQAILQLDRMAA; encoded by the coding sequence ATGTTGATTGTCTCGAAAGAAGGGCCTTCTGTCGGCGGTATCGGGCTTTCCGAACTGGTCAGCGCGCTCAGCTATGCGCTCGACATCAGCGAAGGCCATCCGACCGGCCATTGCGTTCGATCCTGCTGGATCGGTTTCCACATCGGCCGCGAAGCCGGGCTGTCGCCGGAACAGCTCTCGCACCTCTACTACACCCTTCTTCTCAAGGATGTCGGTTGCAGCAGCAATGCAGCGCGCATCTGCAGCCTGTACCTGGCGGACGATATCGCGCTCAAGCATGACTTCCACCTCGTCAACGACAGCCTGCCTCAGATCCTGCGCTTCGTGCTGTCGCGAACCGGCATGAAGGCGAAGCTGGCCGAACGCTTCAGGGCGCTGCTCAACATCGCCATGAACGGCGGCACCATCGCCAGGGAGCTTTTCCAGACACGCTGTCAGACCGGTGCTGAAATCGTCCGGCAGATGCGCTTTCCCGAGCAGGTCGCGCAAGGCGTCATGGATCTTGATGAGCACTGGAATGGCCAAGGCCAGCCGACCGGGCTGACGGGCGAAGCCATCTCGCCGCTGGCGCGGATCGCGCTGGTCGCGCAGATCGCCGATGTCTTTTACGCCAGCTCTGGCTCGCAAGGCGCGCTTGCCGAATTGCGCGTGCGTTCCGGCACCTGGTTCGAGCCGCGCCTTGTCGAGGCCTGTGAGCGGGCGGCGGCAGCGCCAAATTTCTGGACCATGCTGGATTCGCCAGAGCTTTCGCTGGCCGTGGTCGGCCTCTCGCCGACGGATCAGCAACTGCCGATCAATGACGACTATCTGGATGACATTGCCGCTGCCTTCGCCAAAGTGGTCGATGCCAAGTCGCCCTTCACCAACGGTCATAGCGAGCGCGTGGCCCTGTTCACCGACATGATAGCCGAGGGGCTCGGACTGGACGATCAGCGCCGCCGCCGGCTGAAGCGCGCCGCACTCTTGCACGACATCGGCAAGCTCGGTGTTTCGAATCAAATCCTCGACAAGCCCGATCGCCTTGATGAAGCCGAATGGGCGGCGATCCGCCATCATCCGGCGCTGGGCGAGATCATCCTGTCCAGGATCGGGGCGTTTCGGGAGCTTTCTCGCATTGCCGGCGCGCATCACGAGCGGCTCGACGGCAAAGGCTACCCACGCGGGTTGAAAGGCGACGCTATCGATCTCGACACCCGCATTGTCACCACCGCCGACATCTTCGACGCCCTGACGGCGGAACGCCCCTATCGCGCCGCCATGCCGGTGTCCAAGGCCTTTGAGATCATGGCTGGCGATGTCGGTACGGCGATCGATGCGGCTTGCTTCGAGGCGTTGCGGCAGGCAATTCTGCAGCTGGACAGGATGGCGGCGTAA
- a CDS encoding SDR family oxidoreductase: MSTNLKGRKALVLGGGKGLGLGVAQALSAKGADIILVGRAADTLEKACGMIQSAGGACTALSADLSDTGSVSRLLRTVEQEHQRIDIVLLNGGGPPPFAASVFDAEIWAGQFTSMMLSQIRIATCFLPGMRARRWGRIIGVSSTSVREPIPGLTASNALRAALAGWAKTLAAEVAAEGVTVNLLLPGRFATDRTKEFDAMDAADRGVAPSVIAAESQAEIPAKRYGTAAEFGAVAAFLASDDAAYVTGVALPVDGGLSRGML; encoded by the coding sequence ATGAGTACAAATCTGAAGGGGCGCAAAGCGCTGGTTCTCGGTGGAGGCAAGGGCTTGGGGCTTGGGGTCGCCCAAGCTCTCTCGGCAAAAGGCGCTGACATCATCCTGGTCGGGCGGGCGGCGGATACCTTGGAAAAGGCGTGCGGTATGATCCAGTCGGCTGGCGGGGCCTGCACCGCCCTCAGCGCCGACCTCTCTGACACCGGCAGTGTCTCCCGGCTGCTTCGTACGGTCGAGCAGGAACATCAACGGATCGACATCGTCCTGCTCAATGGCGGTGGCCCGCCACCTTTCGCGGCGAGTGTCTTTGACGCGGAGATATGGGCGGGGCAATTCACCAGCATGATGCTCAGCCAGATCCGGATCGCCACATGCTTCCTGCCCGGCATGCGGGCGAGGCGCTGGGGTCGCATCATCGGCGTTTCCTCCACCTCCGTCCGTGAGCCGATCCCTGGCTTGACCGCATCGAATGCGCTGCGGGCCGCACTCGCCGGCTGGGCCAAGACCCTGGCCGCCGAGGTGGCGGCGGAAGGTGTTACCGTCAATTTGCTGCTGCCCGGCCGCTTCGCAACGGACAGGACGAAGGAATTCGACGCCATGGATGCCGCGGATCGGGGTGTCGCCCCCTCCGTGATCGCTGCCGAGAGCCAGGCCGAGATTCCGGCGAAGCGCTACGGAACCGCCGCCGAGTTCGGTGCTGTCGCGGCGTTCCTCGCAAGCGACGATGCGGCCTATGTCACAGGTGTCGCGCTGCCCGTGGATGGCGGCCTCAGCCGCGGCATGCTGTGA
- a CDS encoding RidA family protein: MSYRKKFEELGIAWPSLERPALPFSPTVRVGDIIYVSGQIPEIGADIAATGQVGREVDLATAQHAARLCAANIVHWLDKALDGDLDRVVRFAKLTVYVNAIPGFKSYSEVGNGASEFLLHVFGERGEHARCALGMGGLPANVPVEADAIVHVR, encoded by the coding sequence TTGTCCTATAGAAAGAAATTTGAAGAACTCGGTATTGCCTGGCCATCCCTTGAGCGCCCCGCCTTGCCCTTCTCGCCGACGGTGCGGGTCGGGGACATCATCTACGTCTCCGGCCAGATACCGGAGATCGGCGCAGACATCGCCGCCACCGGTCAGGTCGGCAGGGAGGTCGATCTGGCCACGGCGCAGCACGCGGCCCGGCTTTGCGCCGCCAACATCGTCCATTGGCTGGACAAGGCTCTGGACGGCGACCTCGACCGCGTCGTCAGGTTTGCGAAGCTGACCGTCTACGTGAATGCGATACCCGGCTTCAAAAGCTATTCGGAGGTTGGCAACGGTGCTTCGGAATTTCTGCTGCATGTCTTCGGCGAGCGTGGCGAGCATGCCCGCTGCGCGCTCGGCATGGGCGGCCTGCCGGCCAATGTTCCTGTCGAAGCCGACGCCATCGTGCATGTTCGCTAG